The following proteins are encoded in a genomic region of Triticum dicoccoides isolate Atlit2015 ecotype Zavitan chromosome 1B, WEW_v2.0, whole genome shotgun sequence:
- the LOC119344532 gene encoding uncharacterized protein LOC119344532 → MWALNMKAGGPCLTPIRPAPAARAGKPFAAAGKAGPWSAWRRRGLAVRPLVAVRASGRRGQDGAAGGGGDEEAESKASSFGSGDASVPTGDRSDGLSEPPDELKSTEPINISNSNYWRDVRANLVRREQELLVDPSVPAESKASSGEAVHQLPQKWAHPITMPEAGCVLVATEVLDDDSVFERTVILLLRLGSRGTFDGPFGVILNRPLYTKIKNVNPSSFQDQTTPFGDCALFFGGPVDMSMFLVRTKDSSRLKGFEEVIPGICFGFRTELEKAGVLMKSGAINTEDLRFFVGHAAWDYEQLLSEIRAGYWAVASCSTELISDAVSTDPSCLWTEILQLMGGHYSELSQKPKQDSS, encoded by the exons ATGTGGGCCCTCAACATGAAGGCCGGCGGGCCGTGCCTCACGCCGATtcgccccgcccccgccgcccgggcCGGGAAgcccttcgccgccgccggcaaGGCGGGCCCGTGGTCCGCGTGGCGGAGGCGCGGCCTGGCGGTGAGGCCGCTTGTGGCGGtgcgcgcgtcggggaggagaggccaGGAcggggccgccggcggcggcggcgacgaggaagCCGAGAGCAAAGCATCCTCTTTCG GAAGTGGTGATGCATCTGTTCCAACAGGAGATCGCTCTGATGGATTGAGCGAACCACCTGATGAATTAAAATCCACTGAGCCAATTAATATTTCGAACAGCAATTACTGGAGAGATGTCAGAGCAAATCTTGTGCGTCGGGAACAG GAGCTATTGGTAGATCCAAGTGTTCCTGCAGAGTCAAAGGCGTCCTCTGGAGAAGCAGTACACCAGCTTCCTCAGAAGTGGGCTCACCCTATTACAATGCCGGAGGCAGGGTGTGTCTTGGTAGCTACTGAGGTGCTCGATGACGACAGCGTCTTTGAAAGAACTGTTATTCTCCTGCTCAGACTTGGGTCGAGAGGTACCTTTGATGGCCCATTTGGGGTCATCCTAAACCGTCCACTTTACACGAAGATCAAGAATGTGAATCCATCATCATTCCAAGACCAAACAACCCCTTTCGGCGACTGCGCCCTCTTCTTCGGAGGCcccgttgacatgagcatgttcttGGTCCGTACTAAAGACAGCTCACGTCTGAAGGGGTTTGAGGAGGTGATACCAGGCATCTGCTTTGGCTTTCGAACGGAGCTGGAGAAGGCTGGTGTTCTGATGAAGAGTGGTGCTATCAATACCGAGGACCTGAGATTCTTCGTGGGGCATGCAGCCTGGGATTACGAGCAGCTCCTGAGCGAGATCCGGGCGGGATACTGGGCTGTTGCTTCCTGTAGCACAGAGCTGATCAGCGACGCGGTGTCAACAGATCCTTCCTGCCTCTGGACCGAGATACTGCAGCTGATGGGAGGGCATTACTCGGAGCTCAGCCAGAAACCGAAGCAAGACAGCTCGTAG